A single window of Tepidamorphus gemmatus DNA harbors:
- the gcvH gene encoding glycine cleavage system protein GcvH gives MTTYFTKDHEWITVEGDIATVGITNYAQGQLGDVVYVELPEIGKSVKQGEEAAVVESVKAASEVYAPVSGEVVEVNEGLTDEPAKVNTAAEGDGWFLKLRIADKGQLASLMSADAYKAYLDEIG, from the coding sequence ATGACCACCTATTTCACCAAGGATCACGAGTGGATCACCGTAGAGGGCGACATTGCCACCGTCGGCATCACCAACTACGCGCAGGGCCAGCTCGGCGACGTCGTCTATGTCGAGCTTCCCGAGATCGGCAAGTCGGTCAAGCAGGGCGAAGAGGCGGCCGTCGTCGAATCGGTGAAGGCCGCAAGCGAGGTCTATGCGCCGGTTTCCGGCGAGGTCGTCGAGGTGAATGAGGGCCTGACCGACGAGCCGGCGAAGGTGAACACCGCCGCCGAGGGCGACGGCTGGTTCCTGAAGCTCAGGATCGCCGACAAGGGACAGCTCGCAAGTCTGATGTCAGCGGATGCCTACAAGGCCTATCTGGACGAGATCGGCTGA
- a CDS encoding OsmC family protein, with amino-acid sequence MAHLYTATVRWTAEGDFASGQYSRGHDWMFDGGVTVPGSSSPAVVPPPLSREDAVDPEEALVAALASCHMLWFLNLAQRAGFVVEAYEDHAHASMARLEAKRWWVDKVTLRPRATFAAGAAPDPARLAALHEEAHRLCYIANSVRSEVTVEPVTD; translated from the coding sequence ATGGCGCATCTCTACACAGCGACCGTCCGCTGGACGGCCGAGGGCGATTTCGCCTCAGGCCAGTACAGCCGCGGGCACGACTGGATGTTCGACGGCGGGGTGACCGTGCCGGGCTCATCCTCGCCCGCGGTGGTGCCGCCGCCGCTGTCGCGCGAGGACGCGGTGGATCCGGAGGAAGCGTTGGTCGCCGCGCTGGCGTCGTGCCACATGCTGTGGTTCCTCAATCTGGCCCAGCGGGCCGGCTTCGTCGTCGAGGCCTACGAGGACCACGCGCACGCCAGCATGGCCCGCCTCGAGGCGAAGCGCTGGTGGGTGGACAAGGTGACGCTGAGGCCGCGCGCCACCTTCGCCGCGGGCGCCGCGCCCGATCCGGCCCGTCTCGCCGCGCTGCACGAGGAGGCCCACCGCCTCTGCTACATCGCCAATTCCGTGCGCAGCGAGGTCACCGTCGAGCCGGTGACCGATTGA
- the gcvT gene encoding glycine cleavage system aminomethyltransferase GcvT, whose translation MADSPASDTPLLRTPLHDRHAALGARIVAFAGYAMPVQYPKGIIAEHLWTREKAGLFDVSHMGQAVLAGSDHAAVAAAIESLVPGEIRDLKPGALRYTQLLTEDGGIIDDLMVTRPAAPQEDGRLLLVVNAARKEVDYAHIAARLPAGLTLTPLTDRALIALQGPQAEAVMARHCPRAVELGFMTATRAQFDGIDCHVSRSGYTGEDGFEISVADSDAGTVWDALLAEAEVAPIGLGARDTLRLEAGLCLYGHDIDETTSPVEAGLVWSIGRRRRAEGGFPGFDRIRREMSEGPSRRRVGIRPSGRAPAREGTAIAAGGRPVGTVTSGGFGPSVGGPVAMGYVARGFTDIGTEVSLSVRGRDEPATVAALPFVPNRYKR comes from the coding sequence ATGGCTGACAGTCCCGCCTCCGACACGCCGCTGCTCCGCACGCCGCTGCACGACCGCCACGCGGCGCTCGGCGCGCGCATCGTTGCCTTCGCGGGCTATGCGATGCCGGTGCAGTATCCGAAGGGAATCATTGCCGAGCATCTCTGGACGCGCGAGAAGGCCGGTCTGTTCGACGTGTCGCACATGGGCCAGGCTGTCCTCGCCGGGTCCGACCACGCCGCCGTGGCCGCCGCGATCGAGTCGCTGGTGCCCGGCGAGATCCGCGACCTGAAGCCCGGCGCACTACGCTACACCCAGCTGCTCACCGAGGATGGCGGGATCATCGACGACCTGATGGTCACCCGCCCGGCGGCACCGCAGGAGGACGGCCGGCTGCTGCTGGTCGTCAACGCGGCGCGCAAGGAAGTGGACTACGCGCATATCGCCGCGCGCCTGCCCGCCGGACTCACACTCACGCCGCTGACCGACCGGGCGCTGATCGCGCTGCAGGGGCCGCAGGCCGAGGCGGTGATGGCGCGGCACTGCCCGAGGGCCGTCGAACTCGGCTTCATGACCGCGACGCGCGCCCAGTTCGACGGGATCGACTGCCATGTCTCCCGCTCCGGCTACACCGGCGAGGACGGCTTCGAGATTTCCGTGGCCGACAGCGACGCCGGCACGGTCTGGGATGCGCTGCTCGCCGAAGCGGAGGTCGCGCCGATCGGGCTCGGCGCGCGAGATACGCTGCGCCTCGAGGCAGGTCTGTGCCTGTACGGCCACGACATCGACGAGACCACCTCGCCGGTCGAGGCGGGGCTCGTCTGGTCGATCGGCAGGCGTCGGCGCGCGGAAGGTGGCTTTCCGGGCTTCGACCGGATCCGGCGGGAGATGTCCGAAGGGCCGTCACGTCGGCGGGTCGGGATCAGACCTTCGGGCCGGGCTCCGGCGCGCGAGGGCACCGCGATCGCAGCCGGTGGCAGGCCGGTCGGCACCGTGACCAGCGGCGGCTTCGGCCCGTCCGTCGGCGGCCCGGTCGCCATGGGCTACGTCGCCCGAGGCTTCACCGATATCGGAACCGAAGTGTCGCTGAGCGTCCGCGGCCGCGACGAGCCGGCAACGGTGGCCGCCCTGCCCTTCGTGCCCAACCGGTACAAGCGATGA